A genomic stretch from Shewanella woodyi ATCC 51908 includes:
- a CDS encoding efflux RND transporter periplasmic adaptor subunit has protein sequence MRNSILIGCGVLVAACGDKAPDIPPPESRPAKLMTVTVSGEAEKRSFPALVVADDSAVLTFRVPGQLKQMQVKAGMQVTAGQTLAVLDQQELKLQLAQAQASYDLAKVQFERTAGLRKDFVVSEQDYEQAESKLNEAIANRDQAFANLGYATLHAPYDGAISLRHKENHEYVAANEPVMNIQTSDIVNVSFQLPERLAGQINRKQQTAIADIVFDTYPDKTFSAMLKQIDTEADRKTGSYKVTLTLKRPENVNVLPGMSTTVIVPIKAAVSSLIPKSALLKGNTDQHRVWQVGEDGRVSESLITLNDDRLIGGLQDGDVIVLSGVEYLNEGDKVTPWVKERGL, from the coding sequence ATGCGAAATTCAATCTTAATCGGATGCGGTGTTCTTGTTGCTGCATGCGGTGACAAAGCTCCCGACATCCCCCCTCCTGAATCTCGGCCAGCAAAATTAATGACGGTAACAGTCAGTGGTGAAGCCGAAAAACGTAGCTTTCCTGCCTTGGTCGTCGCCGACGACAGTGCCGTACTGACCTTCAGAGTTCCTGGGCAGTTAAAACAGATGCAGGTAAAAGCTGGTATGCAGGTAACAGCAGGCCAAACCTTAGCGGTGCTAGATCAGCAGGAGCTCAAACTGCAACTCGCCCAAGCTCAAGCCAGCTATGATCTGGCTAAAGTTCAATTTGAGCGTACTGCTGGTTTACGCAAAGATTTTGTCGTTTCTGAGCAAGATTATGAGCAAGCTGAATCTAAACTCAATGAGGCGATCGCTAACCGAGATCAAGCCTTTGCAAACCTTGGCTATGCCACCTTACATGCTCCCTATGACGGTGCAATCTCATTAAGACATAAAGAGAACCACGAGTATGTTGCAGCTAATGAACCTGTAATGAACATACAGACCAGTGACATAGTCAACGTCTCTTTCCAACTGCCAGAGCGGCTAGCAGGGCAGATAAATCGTAAGCAACAAACCGCCATTGCCGATATTGTTTTTGATACCTATCCGGATAAGACCTTCAGCGCCATGCTTAAGCAGATAGATACTGAGGCCGATCGAAAAACTGGTAGCTATAAGGTCACACTCACACTAAAACGTCCTGAAAATGTGAATGTCCTCCCTGGCATGTCCACAACCGTTATTGTGCCTATCAAAGCTGCAGTTAGCTCTCTCATCCCTAAATCGGCTCTACTCAAAGGAAATACCGATCAACATAGAGTATGGCAAGTAGGTGAAGATGGACGAGTTAGCGAGTCATTAATCACCTTGAATGACGACCGCTTAATAGGCGGATTACAAGATGGTGATGTGATCGTACTTTCAGGTGTTGAGTACCTCAATGAGGGCGATAAAGTCACTCCTTGGGTTAAGGAGCGAGGACTATGA
- a CDS encoding efflux RND transporter periplasmic adaptor subunit → MKHSQYLTLKLLFATLLLSACNNQPKLNTIADPVVTMMTINEVAPSPRMQFPAVAAAADRSELAFRVSGEITQINVKPGDMVKKDQVLASLDTTDYQLSLDDAKTRYKLAQSQFSRAAKLVKTGSLAKSQYDELKAQRDIAKADHDLAALKLSYTKLLAPFDGVVSRVPALAFEVVGVGQSIMNIHNISDVDIKIQAADIIYVNHSNRESEETLAEVDPRVVLDDGKEYRLTMKEFTVEPDPVSGAFMVTLTMPMPKDRIILDGMSVDVNASGEGLLAYNAGAMEIPIEAVFNADGDSLDASEQYVWLLDDENRVHKQKIEVEKLTPTGIRVTNGIAKGERLVTSGVNKLVDGQLVIIKGEENRS, encoded by the coding sequence ATGAAGCATTCCCAATATCTTACACTCAAGCTGCTCTTTGCAACCTTGCTACTTTCCGCTTGTAACAATCAGCCAAAGCTCAACACAATTGCCGACCCTGTTGTCACTATGATGACAATCAACGAAGTCGCCCCGTCCCCCCGAATGCAGTTTCCCGCCGTTGCGGCAGCTGCAGACAGATCTGAGCTGGCCTTTAGAGTCTCTGGGGAGATAACCCAAATTAACGTCAAACCCGGAGATATGGTTAAGAAAGATCAAGTGCTGGCATCTTTAGATACAACCGATTACCAACTCTCACTCGATGATGCAAAAACCCGTTATAAACTAGCTCAAAGTCAATTCAGCCGCGCCGCTAAATTAGTAAAAACAGGCTCATTGGCAAAATCACAATATGATGAGCTAAAAGCTCAGCGAGATATTGCCAAGGCAGATCATGATCTAGCCGCCCTTAAATTGAGCTATACCAAACTGTTAGCTCCATTCGACGGCGTAGTATCTCGAGTCCCAGCCTTAGCTTTCGAAGTCGTTGGAGTAGGCCAAAGCATCATGAATATTCACAACATCTCCGATGTGGATATCAAGATTCAGGCAGCAGATATCATCTATGTTAATCACAGTAACCGAGAGTCAGAGGAAACCTTAGCGGAGGTCGACCCCCGTGTCGTACTAGATGATGGCAAAGAGTACCGTCTAACAATGAAGGAGTTCACCGTAGAGCCAGATCCCGTATCTGGTGCATTTATGGTGACGTTAACCATGCCAATGCCCAAAGACAGAATCATTCTTGATGGCATGAGCGTAGATGTGAACGCCAGTGGTGAAGGTTTACTTGCCTACAACGCAGGAGCGATGGAGATCCCAATTGAAGCAGTATTTAATGCCGACGGTGATTCTCTCGATGCAAGTGAGCAATATGTCTGGCTCTTAGATGATGAGAATAGAGTTCATAAACAAAAAATAGAGGTAGAGAAACTGACACCAACAGGCATTAGAGTCACCAATGGGATCGCCAAGGGCGAGCGTTTGGTTACCTCTGGAGTCAACAAACTGGTCGATGGACAGCTGGTTATCATCAAGGGCGAGGAAAATAGATCATGA
- a CDS encoding methyltransferase, with protein MLTNPSQLILKNSDLFTSQNVLVLNCEGDLLPKQLLESASCVTTLSLDFHHHLVMSQHSSPNLTLHFGHQLPNADQTFDSVIIYYPKAKALAGYLLNLAGQHLKAEGELIVVGENKGGVKSIVKQIPDYFDTPFKRDNARHCLLFTSQLTQKAPSIKLSDWVNSYQLDTPQGELTICNLVGVFSEKRLDEGTKLLLSHLPRLSRRVLDFGCGAGVIAAALLKAQPELEIECVDINAMALKSCELTLEANNFTAKVYASDGLSQTQGHFDDIISNPPFHDGLKSTTDIAKSFVKESAQKLKSGGGWHIVANRHLPYSDTINEFFGQVNVLAENNKYKIYSNKINQK; from the coding sequence GTGCTAACTAATCCATCTCAACTTATTCTTAAGAATAGCGACCTTTTTACCAGCCAAAATGTATTAGTTCTCAATTGTGAAGGCGATCTGTTACCTAAACAACTGCTTGAGAGCGCCTCTTGTGTGACGACCCTCTCATTGGACTTCCATCACCACTTAGTAATGAGTCAGCACAGCTCACCTAATTTGACCCTGCATTTTGGTCATCAACTCCCCAACGCCGATCAAACATTCGATAGTGTGATCATCTACTACCCCAAAGCTAAAGCCTTGGCTGGATACTTACTTAATCTTGCAGGGCAACACCTAAAAGCAGAGGGCGAATTAATCGTTGTAGGAGAGAATAAAGGTGGAGTGAAATCAATTGTTAAACAGATACCTGACTACTTCGACACACCTTTTAAACGCGATAATGCCAGACACTGTCTACTTTTTACTAGCCAACTCACTCAAAAAGCACCAAGTATTAAGCTAAGTGACTGGGTAAACAGCTATCAACTTGATACTCCTCAAGGCGAACTCACCATCTGTAATTTAGTCGGGGTATTCAGTGAGAAACGACTCGATGAAGGAACAAAGCTACTGCTCTCTCACCTACCAAGATTATCGAGAAGGGTGTTAGATTTCGGTTGTGGAGCAGGTGTCATTGCAGCGGCGCTGCTTAAGGCCCAACCAGAGCTAGAGATAGAGTGTGTGGATATCAATGCTATGGCACTAAAGTCCTGCGAACTAACACTCGAGGCGAATAACTTTACAGCGAAAGTCTACGCATCGGATGGTTTGTCCCAGACTCAAGGACATTTTGACGACATTATCTCTAACCCTCCTTTTCATGATGGGTTAAAAAGCACCACAGATATCGCCAAAAGCTTTGTAAAGGAAAGTGCACAAAAGTTAAAAAGTGGTGGAGGCTGGCATATTGTTGCAAATCGTCACTTACCCTACAGCGACACAATTAATGAATTTTTCGGCCAGGTGAATGTGCTAGCAGAAAACAACAAATACAAGATTTATTCAAACAAAATAAACCAAAAATAG
- a CDS encoding DUF342 domain-containing protein, with protein MLAPELIELSVDNKFAEFKVIPNTHGPISESAVMALLALPEFSQLHPLENIIEKAITQVNQLCEQEDGQFEQFFKIAERIDGQINVKIAEDKMSAKMELTAPWGGEKVTIQGILQALKASNVCMGLSKIKIQALLKELSRKQAGETCECVIATGKQSINGDNASIERKVPLARERLLQPQEREDGTVDMHNLGSVIMVDPQDLLIVKHPATEGTSGYNIHGEILEPVPGKDLQLIPGNGTELSSSNPNHLIASVSGQPVETKTGMQVDDVLNIKDVDVGYGNVDFKGSILVTGDVHEGMVVKSTGDITVMGFADSATLIADGDVIVSKGIIGRQLKEKELSTKIRAKGQICAQFIQYSDLEAEGEILVTKQLLHSYTKTKQTLTVSDPNGRRGDLVGGIAKADKSVIAVTIGATAGTKTEIFCAMRQNELKERSKELDQSIKAMVVTSLDLEARMRKLPPKSEWQGDEMMVEQVQMMLEEKAELATRRVREEAEFGQLQGEIENYYRECHVEAHKHIFANVELHIGQAFNRTQREHGTCMVFNQGKELTFDYETKH; from the coding sequence ATGTTGGCTCCAGAACTCATTGAATTAAGTGTTGATAATAAATTTGCTGAATTTAAGGTGATCCCCAATACTCATGGCCCTATTTCAGAAAGTGCCGTTATGGCTCTTTTAGCCTTACCTGAATTCAGTCAGCTGCATCCATTAGAGAATATTATTGAAAAAGCGATCACTCAGGTTAATCAGCTATGCGAACAGGAAGATGGCCAATTCGAGCAGTTTTTCAAGATAGCAGAACGTATCGATGGGCAGATAAACGTAAAAATTGCCGAAGATAAAATGTCGGCAAAAATGGAGCTAACAGCGCCTTGGGGTGGAGAGAAGGTCACTATTCAAGGGATCCTTCAAGCATTAAAGGCCAGCAACGTCTGCATGGGTTTGAGTAAAATAAAGATACAAGCATTACTCAAAGAGCTATCAAGAAAGCAAGCTGGCGAAACCTGTGAATGTGTTATTGCGACAGGAAAGCAGAGCATCAATGGAGACAACGCCTCGATAGAGAGAAAGGTCCCTCTTGCCAGAGAAAGACTACTACAACCGCAAGAGAGAGAGGATGGCACTGTCGATATGCACAATTTAGGCTCTGTCATCATGGTCGATCCCCAAGATCTGCTTATTGTTAAACACCCAGCGACAGAGGGAACAAGCGGTTACAATATCCATGGAGAGATTTTAGAGCCTGTTCCTGGAAAAGATCTCCAGCTTATCCCTGGCAATGGAACTGAACTTTCAAGCAGCAATCCCAACCATCTTATCGCCAGTGTTTCTGGTCAGCCTGTTGAGACAAAAACAGGTATGCAAGTCGATGATGTGCTGAATATTAAGGATGTTGATGTCGGCTATGGAAATGTTGACTTTAAGGGCAGTATTCTCGTCACAGGCGATGTCCATGAAGGCATGGTAGTAAAAAGCACTGGTGACATTACCGTAATGGGTTTCGCTGATTCAGCAACACTCATTGCTGATGGAGATGTCATTGTCAGTAAAGGGATTATAGGCAGACAGCTCAAAGAGAAAGAGCTATCAACCAAAATTAGAGCGAAAGGACAGATCTGCGCACAATTCATTCAATATTCAGATCTCGAGGCTGAGGGAGAGATCTTAGTTACCAAACAGCTACTCCACAGCTATACCAAGACTAAACAAACGCTCACAGTCAGCGATCCAAATGGGCGACGAGGCGATCTGGTTGGCGGTATTGCTAAGGCTGATAAATCGGTGATTGCCGTGACCATAGGTGCTACAGCAGGAACTAAAACTGAGATATTCTGCGCCATGAGACAAAACGAGCTTAAGGAGAGATCAAAAGAGTTAGATCAGAGCATTAAAGCTATGGTCGTGACGAGCCTAGATCTCGAAGCAAGGATGCGCAAACTTCCACCAAAGAGTGAATGGCAAGGCGATGAGATGATGGTTGAGCAGGTACAGATGATGCTGGAAGAAAAAGCAGAGCTTGCCACTCGCCGTGTGAGGGAAGAAGCAGAATTTGGGCAACTACAAGGTGAAATAGAGAATTACTACCGTGAATGCCATGTTGAAGCCCATAAACATATCTTTGCCAACGTAGAGCTGCATATCGGACAAGCCTTTAATCGTACCCAACGTGAACACGGCACTTGCATGGTTTTTAACCAAGGCAAAGAACTCACATTTGATTACGAAACCAAGCATTAA
- a CDS encoding site-2 protease family protein — protein sequence MELLRIDCLGKELRLEGSMAGWQQLFWGGELVSVKQASADNEGLKNHQFELRSQPAEIDSNQAVSADSITSTEQVKTILVNLEIDLQWQPFNLDYRLIVDDNIVTTGTRNSKDIERQTPVNPIEVKRQFSLVGLASLGFKLLKSAKVIKVVLAGASVAAYSWLFSFQFALALIACLVFHEYGHIRAMKYFGMKTKGIYLIPFMGGLALSDEKINTRWQDVVISIMGPTFGLLMSVMALVAFWITDNPFFAGLAAFNALLNLFNLLPILPLDGGHILKSVSFSMNSIMGLAACVAGAAIGVYISYTLGLALLGFLLLIGSAEIVFEWKTRHQSHLLPLDRYGQIFSTIWYLLTVGSLIGIIWYLAGTGDDMLSLPLQILQS from the coding sequence GTGGAACTATTAAGAATCGATTGTTTAGGAAAGGAGCTAAGGTTAGAGGGCTCGATGGCTGGCTGGCAACAGCTCTTTTGGGGTGGTGAGCTAGTATCAGTTAAACAAGCATCGGCTGATAATGAAGGTCTGAAAAATCATCAATTTGAACTCAGATCGCAACCAGCTGAAATCGACTCGAATCAAGCAGTATCTGCCGACTCTATTACATCAACAGAGCAAGTAAAAACGATCCTTGTTAACCTTGAAATCGATCTCCAATGGCAACCTTTTAATCTCGACTATCGTTTAATTGTTGACGATAACATTGTCACCACAGGAACAAGAAACAGTAAAGACATTGAGCGCCAAACGCCTGTAAATCCCATTGAAGTGAAGCGTCAATTTAGTCTTGTAGGCCTAGCTTCCTTAGGGTTTAAGCTGCTTAAAAGTGCAAAAGTTATTAAGGTTGTACTGGCAGGTGCCAGTGTCGCAGCATACTCCTGGCTATTCTCTTTCCAATTTGCACTAGCCCTTATCGCCTGTCTTGTTTTTCATGAATATGGCCATATTCGAGCCATGAAATATTTCGGCATGAAAACCAAAGGGATCTACCTTATCCCCTTTATGGGAGGTCTAGCGCTCAGCGATGAAAAGATCAACACCCGCTGGCAAGATGTGGTGATATCCATCATGGGACCCACCTTTGGTCTCTTGATGTCAGTGATGGCCTTAGTGGCTTTCTGGATAACAGATAATCCCTTTTTTGCTGGTTTAGCCGCCTTCAATGCGCTACTCAACCTCTTTAACTTGCTACCGATTTTGCCATTGGATGGCGGCCATATATTAAAGAGTGTTAGTTTCTCCATGAACAGTATTATGGGGTTAGCAGCCTGTGTTGCTGGCGCAGCTATTGGGGTTTACATCAGCTACACCTTAGGATTAGCCCTGTTAGGTTTCTTACTATTAATCGGCAGTGCAGAGATTGTTTTTGAGTGGAAGACTCGCCATCAGAGCCACCTACTTCCACTAGACAGATATGGCCAAATATTCTCAACCATTTGGTACCTACTAACTGTTGGCTCCTTGATTGGCATTATCTGGTACTTAGCTGGAACCGGTGACGATATGCTGAGCTTGCCGTTACAGATATTACAGAGTTAA